In the genome of Bombyx mori chromosome 13, ASM3026992v2, the window caaataatgttttttgcATTCTATACTTTATTAAATCTTTTCACTTCTTTGTCAAATAAATTTATGGTGTGATCACACACCATTTCTAGATCTTTCAGACCTCTTTTTAGAACTTCCAATGCAGGTGTTTCTCTGGCTTGTATCCTAAAATGCATTTTTGATTCTGCTGGGTGTGGAACAGTATATCCACAGAATTCAACATCATCACTGAAAATagaatgattaaataaaaaaaactgaatagcatgttcaataaaattttggtTAGAATTCCATTATTAAATTATCAAGGGCAAAGTTCGATACACACTACACAGCACACTTTTTTAGTTCTGCTTTCATAAAGTATTCATATGGAAAATTGATTAACAAATATCAACATCATAACGAAAATAATGTGATAATAAGCATAATGTGGTAAGCTTCTGTATATTATAATTAGCCTATGATCATCTGCACTACATTTTCTGCTGGGCTGAATCTGCAGTGAATACTAGataagaaaacacaaaatttgcTATTATTTGATCCTCTTTATTTTCACTgggaaacattttaaaaaaaccttttggGCCACTGAAACTT includes:
- the LOC101744943 gene encoding probable DNA-directed RNA polymerases I and III subunit RPAC2 → MNISELPGDDDSGPTCRTYVFRNESHTLGNSLKCIINKYDDVEFCGYTVPHPAESKMHFRIQARETPALEVLKRGLKDLEMVCDHTINLFDKEVKRFNKV